GTCCGGGACTCGTTCACGCGCTGCAAGTTGGACTCGATTCCGCTCGAGGTGACGTGGTCGCCTTCACCGACGACGATTCGGTCGCGCGATCTGATTGGCTTGAGCGGATCGAGTCGCACTTTGACTCCTCTCCGAGGATCGTCGGGGTCGGCGGGCGTGACTGGGTTCATGAACTCGGGACCACGCTCAACGGCTCTAACGAGGACGTGGGCCGCTTGACGTGGTACGGGCGAATGATTGGCAATCACCATCTCGGTGTCGGAGTTGCACGAGATGTCGACGCACTCAAGGGCGTGAACATGGCTTACCGACGAGGGCCTCTGCTGGAGCTCGGGTTCGACCGACGACTGCGGGGCCAGGGAGCACAAGTGGCGAACGAAATCGCCGTTGGTCTGCCATTGCGCAAGGCCGGCTGGCGACTCGTGTACGACCCGCTCGTGGCGGTCGACCACTTTCCAAGCGTTCGCACTGCTGGTGACCACCGCCAGCGTCCACGTGCACGTGAGTTGAGTGACGCTGCCTTCAACGAAGCACTTCCAATTCTTGAGTACCTGCCACTTCCGCAGCGGCCACTTTTTCTGTTCTGGGCGATTCTCGTCGGAACCAGACGCTATTTCGGACTCGCACAAGCCATCCGATTCACGCCGAAACTCGGACTGTCCGCGTGGGCGCAGTTCGTTGCAACGGCCTCCGGTCGGATCGCCGCTACGAAGGGCTGATGAGCCTCCCGCTACCCAACGTTCTGGTAATCGGTGCCGCCTAGGCCGGCACGACAAGCCTGTGCCGCTATCTCGACTAACACTCGAAAGTGTCTGTCTCCGACCAAGGAGGTTCACTATTTCAGAAATGCTGACGTGTATCGCCGCGGGCTCGACTTAATCGAATCACGTTTTTCACACATTAGTACGGTGAGCCGTTCATAATTGAGGGCACGCCGGATTACTCAGCCATCAAAGTCTAACGCGAAGTCATCAGGTACATCGCAAGTCACGTCGGCCAGCCCAAATACATCTACATGGTCCGCCACCCACCCAGGCGGATGGAGTCGTTCGACTCACACGAGCAGCACAACGGCGACGACCTGCCGTTTCGTCGTTGGATGGGCCGCAAACGTGCGATGCAGGTCGACGCGAGTCGGCACCTGACGCAGCTCCGAACGTGGCGAGCGGCGATCGGAGCTGACAAGGTCAAGGTGATCGTCTCTGATTCCTTCGCACAAAACGCACCTTCCCCAAACGGGACGTGTTCTATTTCTTCGGTGCCACCTCCGGCGCGGGCCTGAACCTGACGCCGACCAACGACCCAGCGAAGCATCGCCAAGATATGGCAGCGATAACGGCGATCCGCCCCAGGCCGGGTCTAATGAAGGCCGCCGCACGACGCGTGACCCGACGTGCCGTCCTGTGGGTTTTGAACTGAAGATAAAGCACTCCCTTCAATGCGTGGTTGTCAGCCCCTTCGGCGAGCAAGCCGGCGGGGCGGAGCTGTCGCTCGTGCACCTGCTCTCCGGCGGCAGCATGAACGGCGTCACATGGTCCCTCGCAGTGCCCTGCGATGGTGGCATCGCGTCGGCGGCGCGGGCGGGCGGCGTCGAAGTGGAAATCGTGAACGAGGCTCGCGTCCGGCAGGTCGCGCGGTTCTGTCGCGGCATCAACAGGATCCGACGACTTAGCCGGCGGGTTAGGGCTGACCTGATCCTCAGCTGGATGCCGCACAGCCACTGGTGGGGCATGCCGGCCGGAAAGCTCGCCGGCGTTCCGACCGCGTGGTTCCAGAAGGACCGGGCGCTGCCGGATCGCCGGACGACGCGGTGGACAGCGTCGCTTCCCTGTCGGGCGATCCTGGCCAACAGCCTCTATACCGCCCGGCTTCAGTCGAAGATGTCGCCGAAGCGGCCCATACATGTCGTCCCCTCCGGCGTCGACATCGAACGATTCGATCCTGATCGACTTCCGTCGCCTCGCGACTGCCGGCGTGAGTTAGGGCTTCCGCCGGACGGCCCGCTCATCGGCATCGTCGGCCGGCTCCAAGCTTGGAAGGGGATCGAAACAGTCATCCGGGCACTGGCACTGGTTCGCCAGACGCACGCCGCGGCGCGACTTGTGATCGTAGGCGGGCCGCACGGGTCGGAGCCAGACCACCCTGCCGAACTCCGGTCCATCGCGAGCGAGGTGGGGGTTCTGGACCGATTGACCTTCACCGGTGCCGTGCCCCACGATGATGTGCCACATTACATGCAGGCGTGCGACGTTCTGGTGCACGCCAGCCGGTTGGAGCCGTTCGGTATCGTCGTCGTCGAAGCGTTGGCACTAGGCAAGCCGCTCGTCGCAGCCAACAGCGGCGGCCCGCGCCACACGGTCACCGACGGCGTTGACGGGCTTCTCGCACCATTTGCCGATCACGATGCACTCGCCCGGCAGCTGAGCAGGTTGCTCAACGGCGGGCCGGAGGTGGAGGCGGTTGGGCGTCGTGCCCGCGAGACGGCGGCGGCTTACAGCGTCGACGTCTTTCGCCAACGTATGGCCGCCGCCGTTCACGACATCGTCGAGGCTCGACCGGCTGGCATCTGGATGGACGGGCGTCTGATCGAACCTGATCGCGTGGAACTTTGACTGACACGTTCATCAACGACGGCGGGCACCTGATGCGGGCCAGGCTTCGCCCGAGAATGGCCACAAGACCACCCGTCCCCTTGCGGATAGTACCCTTCCGCCCCGATGTTTCCCTCGTCGGCGGGCTCTCGATGCTCGCATTGGCGGGCGTAGCGGGATGGATTGTGCTGGATGTCGCTCGGCCGTTCGACGCGGTCGTGGCGGCATTGATGTACGTCGTGGCACTCTTGGTCGCAGCCAATCACCCGACGGCCGTGGTCCCGCTGCTGATCGGCTACATGATCTTCAACCGGGAGATTCGCCGATTTCTCGATTGGGGCTTCGGCGAGTTCTCAACGCTCCCGCCAACGTCGATGGTCGTGCCAGCCGTGGCTGTGTCCCTTGCGATTCTCGCGATTCGCGATTGGACGCGGCTCCCTCGGCTCCCTCGGCGTGGCGTGACGCTCGTCCTTGCGGCGCTCGGCTACGGGCTCGTCATGGGTGCTTTCTCGGGTCGACTTGTCGGTGCGGTTTTCGAACTGCTCGGTTGGTTGTCGCCGGTAGCACTTTTCATCTACGTCCTTCGCCTTGGCGTGAGCGTGGAAGTCTTGAGGCGTTGGCTCGTCGTCATCGCGGTGATGACTGCGGTTGCCGGGGCCTATGGGTGGGTGCAGTGGTCGCTGATGCCGCCGTGGTCTTCCTACTGGATCGTCA
The Planctomycetota bacterium genome window above contains:
- a CDS encoding glycosyltransferase, whose product is MLITVVIPTFRRPSDLRRCLDALAEQSRGADEVLVVSRPEDRDGIAVAQCASNKLPLRRVEVDRPGLVHALQVGLDSARGDVVAFTDDDSVARSDWLERIESHFDSSPRIVGVGGRDWVHELGTTLNGSNEDVGRLTWYGRMIGNHHLGVGVARDVDALKGVNMAYRRGPLLELGFDRRLRGQGAQVANEIAVGLPLRKAGWRLVYDPLVAVDHFPSVRTAGDHRQRPRARELSDAAFNEALPILEYLPLPQRPLFLFWAILVGTRRYFGLAQAIRFTPKLGLSAWAQFVATASGRIAATKG
- a CDS encoding glycosyltransferase family 4 protein, translated to MVVSPFGEQAGGAELSLVHLLSGGSMNGVTWSLAVPCDGGIASAARAGGVEVEIVNEARVRQVARFCRGINRIRRLSRRVRADLILSWMPHSHWWGMPAGKLAGVPTAWFQKDRALPDRRTTRWTASLPCRAILANSLYTARLQSKMSPKRPIHVVPSGVDIERFDPDRLPSPRDCRRELGLPPDGPLIGIVGRLQAWKGIETVIRALALVRQTHAAARLVIVGGPHGSEPDHPAELRSIASEVGVLDRLTFTGAVPHDDVPHYMQACDVLVHASRLEPFGIVVVEALALGKPLVAANSGGPRHTVTDGVDGLLAPFADHDALARQLSRLLNGGPEVEAVGRRARETAAAYSVDVFRQRMAAAVHDIVEARPAGIWMDGRLIEPDRVEL